From one Melospiza melodia melodia isolate bMelMel2 chromosome 6, bMelMel2.pri, whole genome shotgun sequence genomic stretch:
- the SAA2 gene encoding serum amyloid A-2 protein, giving the protein MRLWVCIALLSIVLCVSAERPRIVRGIVQAGKFARDAVGGARDMYRAYRDMREANYKGADKYFHARGNYDAARRGPGGAWAAKVISDAREGWQSRVSGRGAEDTRQDQEANRWGRRGGDPNRYRPKGLPSKY; this is encoded by the exons ATGAGGCTCTGGGTCTGCATCGCGTTGCTCTCCATTGTCCTGTGTGTGAGTGCTGAGAGACCAAGGATAGTCCGAGGAATAGTCCAGGCTGGAAAATTTGCCCGGGATGCAGTGGGAG GGGCACGGGATATGTACAGAGCATACAGGGACATGCGTGAGGCGAATTACAAAGGTGCTGACAAGTATTTCCATGCCCGTGGGAATTATGATGCTGCCCGGAGAGGACCTGGTGGTGCTTGGGCAGCGAAAGTGATCAG CGACGCCCGGGAGGGCTGGCAGAGCCGCGTGAGCGGCAGAGGCGCCGAGGACACCCGGCAGGACCAGGAGGCGAACAGATGGGGCCGGAGGGGCGGGGACCCGAACCGCTACCGGCCCAAGGGGCTGCCCAGCAAGTACTAG